One Georgenia wutianyii DNA segment encodes these proteins:
- a CDS encoding AAA family ATPase, which translates to MVLTEEFAAALQILEGGGNLFLTGKAGTGKSTLIRHYLERTKRRVVVAAPTGIAALNVEGYTIHRLFSFQTTTSLDDVRSGTYRPGRFATTLRQLDTLIIDEASMVRADIFDMVVTALERFGPQPGERYGGVQLVLVGDLFQLPPVVTTGEEEYFSTRYETPYFFSADQFERADFPTVALTTVFRQRGDQRLTALLNAVREGVLIEESRRELNSRTNPDFVPGDDEFWLTLAPTNRVVDARNRRHLERLPGDVIEHRATERGDLGLFDPPVERMLQIKVGAQIMMVTNDGAGRWVNGTLGRIAGIENGEQGLQVAVEFRDGSAAMVGPYTWEATRPVVEAGGLRHEVVGSYTQLPFKLAWAITIHKSQGQTLDRLVVDLSGGAFDYGQVYVALSRCTSFDGLVLTRPVLPKDLKTDRRILRFLHSATASDAATGRCALAILTVGDEGRMSRPRPVEIAVAFEDGTALSTLVNPERDLADARTTYGISVDDVLMAPTLAEVWSVLLPLLDGHTPVGVETDRTLGLIDFELKRLGTVSSLPLGIDVPRERLNDDERRGLSAGTALARARAALSAYARLQPEDESASAFTAVDGAEAGASYLLTRDPDEPTPSSAVLPTLSALVETSRAVSDVLLRGAGAAEVRDRAVFLSDPEVGSALRGIVSDRLHAVVERASSLPPVLADRLRGLEQILGIDVVSTLLGDDDGSAIGAVLTPGTRVCFTGTACLPDGRTLSREEMTALAEERGLVPVNTVTKKKCDVLVVAEVGTQSGKARKAKEYGHPVFSVADFLAWVDGT; encoded by the coding sequence ATCGTGCTCACCGAGGAGTTTGCCGCAGCGCTGCAGATCCTCGAAGGAGGTGGCAACCTCTTCCTCACCGGGAAAGCCGGCACCGGTAAGTCCACGCTGATCCGGCACTACCTCGAGCGCACCAAACGGCGCGTCGTCGTCGCCGCCCCCACAGGGATCGCGGCGCTCAACGTCGAGGGCTACACGATCCATCGGTTGTTCAGCTTCCAGACCACCACGAGCCTGGACGACGTCCGCTCGGGAACGTATCGGCCCGGTCGTTTCGCCACCACGCTGCGCCAGCTCGACACGCTCATCATCGACGAGGCCTCCATGGTGCGGGCCGACATCTTCGACATGGTGGTCACCGCTCTCGAGCGGTTCGGCCCGCAGCCCGGGGAACGATACGGGGGAGTTCAGCTGGTTCTCGTCGGGGACCTGTTCCAGCTGCCGCCCGTCGTCACGACCGGCGAGGAGGAGTACTTCAGTACCCGGTACGAGACGCCGTACTTCTTCTCCGCAGACCAGTTCGAGCGGGCTGACTTCCCGACTGTCGCCCTCACCACGGTCTTCCGCCAGCGGGGCGACCAGCGGCTCACCGCCCTCCTCAACGCCGTCCGCGAAGGAGTGCTCATCGAGGAGTCCCGCCGCGAGCTCAACTCCCGGACCAATCCCGACTTCGTCCCTGGCGACGACGAGTTCTGGTTGACGTTGGCGCCCACCAACCGAGTGGTCGACGCCCGCAACCGCCGCCACCTCGAGCGGCTCCCGGGCGACGTCATCGAGCACCGTGCCACCGAGCGCGGCGATCTCGGCCTGTTTGACCCGCCCGTGGAGCGAATGCTCCAGATCAAGGTGGGCGCCCAGATCATGATGGTCACCAACGACGGAGCAGGTCGTTGGGTCAACGGCACCCTCGGTCGCATTGCCGGGATCGAGAACGGCGAGCAGGGACTGCAGGTGGCGGTTGAGTTCCGTGATGGCTCGGCAGCGATGGTCGGTCCGTACACCTGGGAGGCGACGCGCCCAGTGGTGGAGGCCGGCGGGCTGCGGCACGAGGTGGTGGGTTCCTACACCCAACTGCCGTTCAAGCTCGCGTGGGCGATCACCATCCACAAGAGCCAGGGCCAGACCCTCGACCGGCTCGTCGTCGACCTCAGCGGCGGCGCCTTCGACTACGGGCAGGTGTACGTCGCGCTGAGCCGGTGCACCTCTTTCGACGGCCTGGTGCTCACTCGACCGGTGCTGCCCAAGGACCTCAAGACCGACCGGAGAATCCTGCGCTTCCTCCATTCCGCCACCGCGTCAGACGCCGCGACGGGGCGGTGCGCGCTCGCGATCCTCACGGTCGGAGACGAGGGGCGGATGTCACGCCCGCGGCCGGTGGAGATCGCCGTCGCGTTCGAGGACGGCACCGCGCTCAGCACCCTCGTCAACCCGGAGCGCGACCTGGCAGATGCGCGCACGACGTACGGGATCAGCGTCGATGACGTCCTGATGGCACCGACGCTGGCTGAAGTCTGGTCCGTCCTGCTGCCGCTGCTCGACGGCCACACGCCGGTCGGCGTGGAGACGGACAGGACACTGGGGCTCATTGACTTCGAGCTCAAGCGGCTCGGCACCGTGTCCTCACTCCCCTTGGGCATCGACGTGCCACGGGAGCGACTCAACGACGACGAGCGTCGGGGTCTCTCCGCCGGCACCGCTCTGGCACGCGCACGTGCTGCACTGTCGGCGTATGCCCGGCTCCAGCCGGAGGACGAGAGCGCGAGTGCCTTCACCGCCGTCGATGGCGCGGAGGCAGGAGCCAGCTACCTGCTGACGCGAGACCCCGACGAGCCCACGCCGTCGAGCGCGGTCCTGCCGACCTTGTCTGCGCTGGTGGAGACCAGCCGCGCGGTGAGCGACGTGCTGCTGCGCGGGGCAGGGGCAGCTGAGGTCCGTGACCGCGCGGTGTTCCTCAGCGATCCTGAGGTCGGCTCGGCGCTGCGCGGCATTGTCTCTGACCGACTCCACGCCGTGGTGGAGCGTGCCTCATCGCTGCCCCCTGTGCTCGCGGACCGGCTACGTGGGCTGGAGCAGATCCTCGGGATCGACGTCGTGAGCACTCTGCTCGGTGATGACGACGGCTCGGCCATCGGCGCCGTCCTCACACCGGGCACTCGGGTCTGCTTCACCGGGACGGCGTGCTTGCCGGACGGGCGGACGCTCAGCCGGGAGGAGATGACCGCCCTGGCCGAGGAGCGCGGCCTGGTGCCGGTAAACACGGTGACGAAGAAGAAGTGCGACGTATTGGTCGTCGCTGAGGTCGGCACGCAGTCGGGGAAGGCCCGGAAGGCAAAGGAGTACGGTCACCCGGTGTTCTCGGTGGCCGACTTCCTCGCGTGGGTCGACGGGACGTAA